The window GAAGAAAAGATATTATCAAAATAGAAAATGTAATAGACTTTGATTTAACAGTACTTGGACTCATTGATCCTCATATAACAATTAACATTATAGAGAACGAAGCTATAGTAGAAAAGATAAAACCGAGACTTCCGGAAAAAGTGGAGGATATAATTATTTGCAAAAATCCTAGATGCGTAACGTCTATAGAAAGAGATATAACCCATAGGTTTGTATTAGTAGATGAGAAAAATAGTCAGTATAGATGCGAGTATTGTGATGAGATATATCATTTTCTGGAGGTATAGAGCATGGAATTATTAATAAAAGGAACTAGAGTAATAGATAGTGACAAGGACTGTTTCTTAGATGTTTATATTAATAATGGAATTATTGAAAGAATAGACTCCAACATCCAAAAAAATTGTAAAACAATAAGGGCAGAAGGACTTATCCTTCTACCTTCTTTTATAGATATGCATTGTCATTTTAGGGAGCCTGGCTTTGAGTATAAGGAAGATTTACTAACAGGAAGTCATTCA of the Proteiniborus sp. DW1 genome contains:
- a CDS encoding aspartate carbamoyltransferase regulatory subunit, which produces MVTINSIKRGIVIDHIEAGQGVKIFNYLGLDKANYTVALIKNAPSKKHGRKDIIKIENVIDFDLTVLGLIDPHITINIIENEAIVEKIKPRLPEKVEDIIICKNPRCVTSIERDITHRFVLVDEKNSQYRCEYCDEIYHFLEV